A region of Chloracidobacterium sp. DNA encodes the following proteins:
- a CDS encoding ABC transporter substrate-binding protein — MTRVLLTITLVFSIFCSFACVQKGANTSTSTTTGDTIKVGVYGDLTGQTSSFGQSTKNGIELAVEEINAGGGVNGKKIQLVIEDDQGRPEQAKTVVSKLISQDKVQAVLGEVASTNSLAAAPVAQEAKIPMITPSSTNPKVTEVGDYISRVCFIDPFQGSVMAKFAANTLKAKTAAILGDVNSDYSKGLTQFFEEEFTKLGGKLVAKEAYTQTDPDFKGQLTKIRNLKPDVIYIPGYYGQVGIIAKQARELDMTMPLLGGDGWDSPEIWKLGGDSLKNTFISNHYSAENPAPEIQNFVKAYKAKFNVEPDSLAALAYDAAKVLADAIKRAGGTDSVKLKDAINSTKDFAGVTGKITIDKTRNAVKPAVVLELDPASSKLKFKETISPEGSAPAANTGSNTNTAAAANSNK; from the coding sequence ATGACCAGAGTTCTTTTGACTATCACTTTAGTTTTTTCGATATTTTGCTCGTTTGCCTGTGTCCAGAAAGGCGCAAATACATCGACGTCCACGACAACCGGCGACACTATAAAGGTCGGCGTTTATGGCGATCTTACTGGACAGACATCCAGTTTTGGCCAATCGACAAAAAATGGCATCGAGCTTGCCGTTGAAGAGATCAATGCCGGCGGCGGTGTAAACGGTAAAAAGATCCAATTGGTTATCGAGGACGATCAAGGCCGGCCGGAACAGGCTAAGACCGTCGTTTCCAAACTGATCAGTCAGGACAAGGTCCAGGCTGTACTCGGCGAAGTTGCCTCGACAAACAGTCTTGCCGCTGCACCGGTCGCCCAGGAAGCAAAGATACCGATGATCACGCCTTCGTCAACTAATCCGAAGGTCACCGAAGTTGGCGATTATATTTCGCGCGTCTGTTTTATCGATCCGTTCCAAGGCTCGGTTATGGCTAAGTTTGCTGCGAATACGCTCAAGGCTAAGACGGCTGCGATCCTTGGCGATGTGAACTCGGACTACAGCAAAGGCCTCACGCAGTTTTTTGAAGAAGAGTTTACAAAACTCGGCGGAAAACTTGTTGCTAAAGAAGCCTATACGCAGACTGATCCTGATTTTAAGGGACAATTGACAAAGATCCGTAACCTAAAACCCGACGTTATCTATATCCCGGGTTATTACGGCCAGGTCGGTATTATCGCTAAACAAGCCCGCGAGCTGGATATGACGATGCCGCTTTTGGGCGGTGACGGCTGGGATTCACCTGAGATATGGAAGCTAGGCGGCGATTCTTTGAAGAATACATTTATCTCGAACCACTATTCGGCCGAGAATCCGGCTCCTGAAATTCAGAATTTTGTAAAAGCGTATAAGGCGAAATTCAATGTTGAGCCTGATTCACTTGCGGCTCTTGCATATGACGCGGCTAAGGTTTTGGCAGATGCTATCAAGCGGGCCGGCGGCACTGATTCGGTAAAATTAAAGGACGCGATCAACTCGACCAAAGATTTTGCCGGCGTAACCGGAAAGATCACTATCGACAAAACACGTAACGCGGTCAAACCCGCCGTTGTTCTGGAACTCGATCCGGCGTCAAGTAAATTGAAGTTCAAGGAAACGATCTCGCCGGAAGGCTCGGCTCCGGCAGCCAACACGGGTTCAAATACGAATACGGCCGCCGCAGCAAATTCTAATAAGTAA
- a CDS encoding DUF1772 domain-containing protein: MILWGILLGGVVYSHVVYFPVYLSHLPESAIITNGEYALHEEHFWMFIHPVLVLSLIVSLAANWSDAMRRKLIASTLVVYIAIIIISMIYFVPQLAEFHNSPRSGISSAEWIERGQRWQQLSWIRGAALFVFAFPLLVALARSSKNADS; encoded by the coding sequence GTGATCTTGTGGGGAATTCTGCTGGGCGGCGTTGTATATTCACACGTTGTTTATTTCCCGGTTTATCTATCGCATCTACCTGAATCGGCAATAATTACGAATGGCGAGTATGCATTGCACGAGGAGCATTTTTGGATGTTCATACACCCTGTCCTGGTTCTGTCATTGATCGTCTCGCTCGCAGCAAACTGGAGTGATGCGATGAGGCGGAAATTGATCGCTTCAACTCTAGTTGTTTACATTGCGATAATTATTATCAGCATGATCTATTTCGTTCCCCAGCTTGCTGAATTTCATAACAGTCCGCGATCGGGGATCTCGTCGGCAGAATGGATAGAACGAGGACAACGTTGGCAGCAGTTGAGCTGGATCCGTGGGGCGGCTTTATTTGTTTTTGCGTTCCCGCTTCTCGTGGCACTTGCTCGATCGAGTAAAAATGCGGATAGCTGA
- a CDS encoding branched-chain amino acid ABC transporter permease, with product MTSSIKTFGIAAVCIAAFYVLNAMMSSTGFFGVGIDDYQARLFAFIGINIILATSLNLINGFTGQFSIGHAGFMAVGAYASAFFTVTYGKAIEGSFGFLGETVASSLVLLIAIVIGAIVAALMGLIVGIPSLRLKGDYLAIVTLGFAEIIRIVILNIDAVGGATGYQVSGYANFLWIGIFALITVVVIRNIVRSDMGRALISIREDELAAEAMGVNTTRYKVTSFAIGSAFAGVAGVLFAHYNKFLSTNDFQFIKSFEIIIMIVIGGMGSMTGAILGAIIVTLLPELLRQLPDIQIGSTVFKFADLRLVIFALILIMTMILRPQGILGTSELGGFLKRFRRADKSTGGLS from the coding sequence ATGACTTCGTCAATCAAAACTTTCGGAATTGCAGCCGTGTGCATCGCGGCGTTCTATGTATTGAACGCCATGATGAGCAGTACCGGTTTTTTTGGTGTCGGTATTGATGATTACCAAGCTCGCCTGTTTGCTTTCATTGGCATCAACATTATTCTTGCGACCTCGCTCAATCTGATCAACGGGTTTACCGGCCAGTTTTCGATCGGCCACGCAGGATTTATGGCCGTCGGAGCTTACGCATCCGCATTTTTCACGGTCACGTACGGAAAAGCGATCGAAGGCTCATTTGGATTTCTGGGTGAGACTGTTGCGTCGAGTTTGGTTCTGTTAATCGCGATAGTTATCGGAGCGATCGTCGCAGCTTTAATGGGCTTGATCGTCGGTATTCCAAGCCTTAGGCTAAAAGGCGATTATCTTGCTATTGTAACGCTCGGTTTTGCCGAGATCATCCGCATTGTCATTCTAAATATCGATGCAGTCGGCGGTGCGACTGGCTATCAGGTTTCGGGTTACGCTAATTTTTTGTGGATCGGGATCTTCGCTCTTATTACGGTCGTTGTTATTCGTAATATTGTCCGGTCCGACATGGGACGAGCTCTTATCTCTATCCGCGAGGACGAACTTGCAGCAGAAGCAATGGGCGTCAACACGACGCGTTATAAGGTAACGTCCTTCGCTATCGGCTCGGCATTTGCAGGCGTTGCGGGCGTGCTGTTTGCTCATTACAACAAGTTTCTAAGCACCAACGATTTTCAGTTCATCAAATCATTCGAGATCATTATTATGATCGTCATCGGCGGTATGGGATCGATGACAGGTGCGATCCTCGGAGCGATAATTGTGACTCTGCTGCCCGAACTTCTTCGCCAGCTTCCTGACATTCAGATAGGTTCGACGGTGTTTAAGTTTGCCGATCTGCGGCTCGTTATCTTTGCTCTCATCTTGATTATGACGATGATCCTCAGGCCGCAAGGCATTTTGGGAACCTCTGAACTAGGTGGTTTTCTAAAACGTTTTCGCCGTGCAGACAAATCGACGGGAGGTTTGTCGTAA
- a CDS encoding ABC transporter ATP-binding protein: MAENGNYILKTDKATIKFGGLTAVNELTMEVSQGEIYGLIGPNGAGKTTIFNLLTGVYVPTSGDIRIGGTRVNGLKPYQISRLGVSRTFQNIRLFPSMNVLENVITGCHRHAKQNLMDAVFRLPRYFKDEKEHRDFALELLQIFDLEKYKDEGGTSLPYGNQRRLEIVRALATRPQLLLLDEPAAGMNPSEQQDLIELIKKVRDKFNLTIVLVEHNMRVVMGVCDRIQVVDYGKSIALGLPQDVKNDPKVIEAYLGD; the protein is encoded by the coding sequence ATGGCCGAGAACGGAAATTATATTCTCAAGACGGACAAAGCAACGATCAAATTCGGCGGACTAACGGCGGTGAACGAGCTGACTATGGAAGTCAGCCAAGGCGAGATCTATGGCCTGATCGGGCCGAATGGAGCCGGTAAAACAACGATCTTTAATCTTCTGACAGGCGTTTATGTGCCAACGTCAGGTGATATTCGAATTGGCGGAACTCGCGTCAACGGCCTGAAACCTTATCAGATCTCGCGGCTTGGAGTTTCGCGTACGTTTCAGAACATTCGCCTCTTTCCTAGCATGAACGTTCTCGAAAACGTCATCACAGGCTGTCACCGCCACGCAAAACAGAATCTTATGGACGCGGTATTTCGGCTGCCGCGATATTTCAAAGACGAGAAGGAACACCGTGACTTTGCTCTAGAACTGCTGCAGATATTTGATCTCGAAAAATACAAGGATGAGGGCGGAACAAGTTTGCCGTATGGCAATCAGCGACGCCTGGAGATCGTTCGAGCACTCGCGACGCGTCCGCAGCTTTTGTTATTAGACGAGCCTGCCGCGGGAATGAATCCTTCGGAACAGCAAGACCTTATTGAGCTTATTAAAAAGGTCCGCGACAAATTCAATTTGACCATAGTCCTCGTCGAGCACAACATGCGCGTCGTCATGGGCGTGTGCGACCGTATTCAGGTTGTCGATTATGGCAAATCTATCGCTTTGGGATTGCCGCAGGACGTCAAAAATGATCCGAAAGTGATCGAAGCGTATTTAGGAGACTGA
- a CDS encoding ABC transporter ATP-binding protein produces the protein MLTLENVSVSYGAIEALTDINLHIEQGEVVTLIGANGAGKTTTLRTITGLLDPKEGRVMYEGKQISGVAAHKLVSMGIAMSPEGRGVFANLTVRENLEMGAYIRNDKKGIADDMERGFTLFTRLKEREQQKAGTLSGGEQQMLAMARALMSRPRLLLLDEPSLGLAPLVVHSIFEAIDEIKAEGTTILLVEQNANAALHHSDRAYVLETGRIVMQGNSKEIAQDPRVKEAYLGE, from the coding sequence ATGCTTACTTTAGAAAATGTTTCAGTCAGTTACGGTGCTATCGAAGCGCTAACGGACATCAATCTGCACATCGAGCAAGGAGAGGTCGTGACGCTGATCGGAGCTAACGGTGCGGGGAAAACGACTACTCTTCGCACTATCACAGGCTTGCTCGATCCTAAGGAAGGCCGCGTGATGTACGAAGGCAAACAGATCAGCGGCGTGGCTGCTCATAAGCTTGTATCGATGGGCATTGCGATGTCGCCGGAAGGCAGAGGTGTTTTTGCAAATCTAACGGTTCGCGAGAATCTCGAAATGGGAGCCTATATCCGCAACGATAAGAAAGGGATCGCCGATGATATGGAACGCGGATTTACGTTGTTTACGCGCCTTAAAGAACGCGAACAGCAAAAGGCCGGTACACTTTCGGGCGGTGAGCAGCAGATGCTTGCTATGGCAAGGGCGTTGATGTCGCGTCCGCGGCTGTTGTTGCTTGATGAGCCTTCGTTGGGATTGGCTCCGCTGGTTGTTCACTCGATCTTTGAGGCGATAGACGAGATCAAGGCAGAAGGCACGACCATCCTTCTCGTCGAACAGAACGCAAACGCCGCTCTACATCATTCAGACCGTGCCTACGTCCTCGAAACCGGCCGCATCGTCATGCAGGGCAACTCAAAAGAAATCGCCCAAGACCCGCGTGTCAAAGAAGCCTACCTCGGCGAGTAA
- a CDS encoding MGMT family protein has product MRIADDKTYRKRVYDLVKQIPAGKVMTYGQLAIVLGEGYTPRTVGYVMHGADEGVPWQRVINSQGKCSTGRLTIPMNLQQELLEAEGIIFNTSGKCDLSTFQWFPDGYEPDKSEQTSLFGDN; this is encoded by the coding sequence ATGCGGATAGCTGATGATAAAACCTATCGCAAGCGCGTTTATGACCTTGTGAAACAAATTCCCGCCGGCAAGGTTATGACTTACGGCCAACTGGCGATCGTCCTTGGCGAAGGCTACACGCCACGAACAGTCGGCTACGTCATGCACGGCGCTGACGAAGGCGTACCGTGGCAGCGCGTTATCAATTCGCAAGGCAAATGCTCGACAGGACGTTTGACGATACCGATGAATCTGCAACAGGAATTACTCGAAGCCGAAGGTATTATTTTCAACACTAGCGGCAAATGCGATCTGAGCACGTTTCAATGGTTTCCTGATGGTTACGAACCCGATAAAAGCGAACAGACAAGCTTGTTCGGAGATAATTAA
- a CDS encoding amino acid decarboxylase, with protein MKKEFGDMPAEDFRKYGYEVVDWIANYFEHIDEFPVLAQVEPNWLKDNLPASAPEQGEDFGDVLADVDRLILPSVTHWNHPNFHGLFATSTSSVGVFGEMLTAAFDMKAMLWRTSPASTELEDVVLDWLRQMMALPEHFEGIIYDTASVSTMHAIAAARERAGFHIRDEGMSGRDDLPLLRVYASEHVHSSIDKGVITLGLGLRSLRKIECNAAFEMIPEKLAEAIEDDIENGFVPICVIPTVGTTSTSSVDPVDAIADICEKYGIWLHVDTAYAGSTAIVPEFQKYFKGWERADSIVVNPHKWLFTPFDLSVLYCKDLNELKGAFSLVAEYLKTTDEPAVKNGMDYGIQLGRRFRALKLWFVIRYFGREGLIARLREHCRLARLFASWVEDSPDFELLAPVPFALVCFRARVSSPHVSKGLAESEPGAIATGFLSDEKLNALNEKIMNEINASGDAYLSHTKLNGKYTLRLSVGSIRVEEKHLLKVWELLNRQLAVQLEQK; from the coding sequence ATGAAAAAGGAATTCGGCGACATGCCTGCCGAAGATTTCCGCAAATATGGTTACGAGGTAGTTGATTGGATCGCAAACTATTTTGAGCATATTGACGAATTTCCGGTGCTGGCACAGGTCGAGCCAAACTGGTTAAAGGATAATCTTCCGGCGTCCGCGCCGGAACAAGGCGAGGATTTTGGCGACGTTTTGGCTGATGTTGATCGGCTAATTCTTCCATCGGTCACGCATTGGAACCATCCAAATTTTCACGGGCTTTTTGCAACCTCGACAAGTTCGGTTGGCGTTTTTGGTGAAATGCTGACGGCGGCATTCGATATGAAAGCGATGCTTTGGCGAACGTCGCCCGCATCGACCGAGCTCGAAGATGTAGTGCTCGACTGGCTGCGGCAGATGATGGCGCTGCCTGAGCATTTTGAAGGAATTATTTACGACACGGCATCGGTTTCGACAATGCACGCGATCGCTGCGGCTCGTGAACGGGCAGGCTTTCACATTCGCGATGAAGGCATGAGCGGCCGAGATGATCTGCCTTTGCTACGCGTTTATGCCAGCGAACACGTCCATTCGTCGATAGATAAAGGCGTAATTACGCTCGGCCTTGGATTGCGTTCGCTTCGAAAGATCGAGTGCAACGCTGCATTTGAAATGATCCCGGAAAAACTGGCTGAGGCAATAGAAGACGATATTGAAAATGGTTTTGTGCCCATCTGCGTGATCCCAACGGTCGGCACAACATCGACCTCAAGCGTCGATCCGGTCGATGCAATTGCTGATATCTGCGAGAAATATGGCATCTGGCTTCACGTTGACACGGCCTATGCCGGATCGACGGCGATCGTTCCCGAATTTCAAAAGTATTTCAAAGGATGGGAACGAGCGGATTCGATCGTAGTCAACCCGCACAAATGGCTGTTCACGCCTTTCGATCTGTCGGTCTTGTATTGTAAGGACCTGAACGAATTGAAAGGCGCGTTTTCGCTGGTCGCGGAATATCTCAAGACAACCGATGAGCCCGCTGTAAAGAACGGCATGGATTACGGCATTCAGCTTGGACGACGTTTTCGGGCGTTGAAGCTGTGGTTCGTAATACGATATTTTGGCCGCGAAGGCCTTATTGCCCGGCTTCGTGAGCACTGCCGTCTTGCGAGACTGTTTGCATCGTGGGTTGAAGACTCGCCGGATTTCGAGCTGCTCGCGCCAGTGCCGTTTGCCCTTGTTTGTTTTCGTGCTCGTGTCAGTAGCCCGCACGTAAGTAAGGGCCTTGCCGAGTCAGAACCGGGAGCGATAGCGACTGGGTTCCTTTCCGACGAGAAATTGAACGCCCTGAACGAAAAAATAATGAATGAGATAAACGCATCCGGCGATGCTTATCTTTCTCATACAAAACTCAATGGTAAATACACGCTGCGGCTTTCGGTCGGCAGCATTCGCGTTGAAGAAAAACACTTGTTAAAAGTCTGGGAGTTGTTAAATCGGCAATTAGCCGTGCAATTGGAACAAAAATAA
- a CDS encoding cyclase family protein: protein MFYDVTVPISEATPIYKGDPGVEVSSFKSISTGASANVSQVAFGVHTGTHVDAPNHFIDGAKRIHELDPHKLVGPCRVIEVPLDVIAIEPEHVGDISGVKRVLFKTQNSSFWSEPERGFRTDFTYITPATAKLLVDNGIVLVGIDYLSIEKSGSPGHPVHITLLEKEVVILEGVDLREVPAGDYELICMPLKYIGGGGDGSPARTFLLTK, encoded by the coding sequence ATGTTCTACGACGTAACAGTTCCGATCAGCGAAGCAACGCCGATCTATAAAGGCGATCCGGGTGTTGAAGTGAGTTCGTTCAAGTCGATCTCGACCGGGGCTTCGGCAAATGTTTCGCAAGTTGCTTTTGGCGTCCACACAGGCACTCATGTCGATGCGCCAAATCATTTTATCGACGGAGCAAAGCGCATTCACGAGCTTGATCCGCACAAACTTGTCGGGCCATGCCGCGTGATCGAAGTGCCTCTTGATGTCATCGCTATCGAGCCTGAACATGTCGGCGATATCAGCGGTGTGAAGCGAGTTTTGTTCAAAACCCAAAACTCGTCATTCTGGTCAGAACCGGAACGCGGATTTAGAACGGATTTTACTTACATAACTCCTGCGACGGCCAAATTGCTGGTTGATAACGGCATCGTTCTCGTAGGCATCGATTATCTGTCGATCGAAAAAAGCGGCTCGCCGGGACATCCGGTGCACATAACGCTGCTTGAGAAAGAGGTTGTAATTTTAGAGGGCGTTGATCTGCGCGAAGTTCCCGCTGGCGATTACGAGTTGATCTGCATGCCGCTGAAATATATCGGAGGAGGAGGCGATGGTTCGCCCGCGAGGACATTTCTCCTGACCAAATAA
- a CDS encoding peptidyl-prolyl cis-trans isomerase translates to MLRFFTRLEKTRNFVLFLFAILMVGSLVFFYTPQSSTSLANLSQSTDTAASVSGNNISIGEIVRQKENMSRFMRGQSSPTKTVLDGLIDGRIRRIEAERLGLTASDKELADEIYKQYKGDGEDAKPFDKAVYEQNVIEMYGNIQSYEQRVRDDLSSKKLEAFLTSGVTVSEQEVLDDFQRRNTKFDLTYVSVSSADVAKTITPTDQELKDYFAANKQSYYISVPQKKIRYVFVNTSKMGEKLKIEDSELQTEYEGLAPDKKMAGVLGQEIVLRIAKPEFDGQIQEKASDLVARLKEGGTTVTEEAFAEMAKGHSENPATASLGGKLPGPVKENPNKKDDPYQRLLRMKPGDITEPISYQGRYFILRRGEDVPKSFEEARKELEVSLRNRKAYSLTAELAQKVADSLKVTKDPQKTAQEFAGQANMSATDMVRETGYVKPGDDVPNIGTSPQFESGIATLENPNDVGDKTPVKDGFAIPMLVDKKEPRDAEFDEVKAQVTETVKTEKARAQVEEIAKQIATGATSVSALDSAATGKGLKAKDQKGFVIGSPIGEGPTAGTNEALEDAIYAMKNGEVTKTPLKVGDNWVIVGVANREDADNAEFTKQRSNLIEQMQARKRSTVFADYMAATKHKFETAGYIKIYKDALDKIDAPDPNAPPAANTVKK, encoded by the coding sequence ATGTTAAGATTTTTCACCCGTCTCGAAAAGACACGCAATTTTGTTCTTTTTCTCTTCGCCATATTGATGGTTGGCAGCCTTGTGTTCTTCTACACGCCGCAGAGCAGCACTAGCTTGGCCAATCTGTCTCAAAGCACGGATACAGCCGCCTCGGTATCAGGTAATAATATCAGCATTGGCGAGATCGTCCGTCAAAAAGAGAATATGAGCCGTTTCATGCGCGGACAAAGCTCGCCGACAAAGACCGTTCTCGACGGACTGATCGACGGCCGCATTCGCCGTATCGAGGCGGAGCGTCTGGGGTTAACTGCGTCGGACAAAGAGCTTGCGGACGAGATATACAAACAGTACAAGGGTGATGGTGAGGATGCTAAACCGTTTGATAAGGCAGTTTACGAGCAGAATGTGATCGAGATGTACGGCAACATCCAAAGTTATGAACAGCGTGTTCGCGACGATCTCAGTTCGAAGAAACTCGAAGCTTTTTTGACGTCAGGCGTGACTGTTTCCGAACAGGAAGTGCTTGACGATTTTCAACGAAGGAACACGAAGTTCGACTTGACATACGTTTCGGTCAGCAGTGCCGACGTTGCCAAGACCATTACGCCTACAGATCAGGAACTCAAAGACTATTTCGCGGCGAATAAACAAAGTTACTACATTAGCGTTCCCCAAAAGAAGATCCGCTACGTATTTGTAAACACTTCGAAAATGGGCGAAAAGCTTAAGATCGAGGATTCGGAATTACAGACGGAATACGAAGGCTTGGCACCGGACAAGAAGATGGCAGGCGTACTGGGGCAGGAGATCGTTCTCCGTATTGCAAAGCCCGAATTTGACGGCCAAATCCAGGAAAAGGCCAGCGATCTGGTTGCCCGTTTGAAGGAGGGCGGAACAACCGTCACCGAGGAAGCCTTTGCAGAAATGGCAAAGGGTCATTCGGAGAATCCCGCGACCGCATCGCTCGGCGGCAAACTTCCCGGGCCGGTAAAAGAGAATCCGAACAAAAAGGATGATCCTTACCAGCGGCTCCTTAGGATGAAGCCCGGCGATATCACAGAACCTATCAGCTACCAGGGCAGATACTTCATCCTGCGTCGCGGCGAAGACGTGCCAAAGTCTTTTGAGGAAGCCAGAAAGGAACTTGAAGTTTCGTTGCGAAACCGGAAAGCCTATTCGCTGACCGCCGAGCTCGCTCAAAAGGTTGCCGATTCACTGAAAGTGACCAAAGACCCGCAAAAGACCGCTCAGGAATTTGCTGGGCAGGCTAATATGAGTGCGACGGACATGGTTCGCGAGACTGGTTACGTTAAGCCCGGCGATGACGTGCCTAATATCGGAACCTCGCCGCAGTTCGAATCCGGCATCGCAACGCTTGAAAATCCGAACGATGTCGGTGACAAAACCCCGGTCAAAGACGGTTTTGCAATACCTATGCTCGTGGACAAGAAAGAACCGCGAGATGCTGAGTTTGACGAGGTAAAGGCCCAGGTCACAGAGACCGTTAAGACCGAAAAGGCCCGAGCTCAGGTCGAGGAGATCGCAAAACAGATAGCAACCGGTGCGACGAGTGTATCCGCTTTGGATTCCGCCGCAACCGGTAAGGGATTGAAAGCCAAAGACCAGAAAGGCTTTGTTATCGGCTCACCGATTGGCGAAGGTCCAACGGCCGGCACTAATGAAGCCCTCGAAGATGCTATTTACGCGATGAAAAACGGCGAAGTCACAAAAACGCCTCTTAAGGTTGGCGATAATTGGGTCATCGTCGGCGTGGCTAACCGCGAAGACGCGGACAATGCCGAATTCACAAAACAACGCAGCAACTTGATCGAGCAAATGCAGGCAAGAAAGCGGAGCACAGTTTTTGCCGATTACATGGCGGCCACAAAACACAAGTTTGAGACAGCCGGGTATATCAAGATATACAAGGATGCTCTCGATAAGATCGATGCTCCCGACCCGAATGCACCGCCGGCAGCCAACACAGTTAAAAAGTAA
- a CDS encoding NAD(+)/NADH kinase, with product MVSKQIKTVGIVVKPGHAEAGRTAAELSAWLRSHGIAQACEPVSSDEIHGDNAPSMTADLVVVLGGDGTMISTARLIGDADVLVLGINYGSLGYLTDFRIEEMFPALEAIIAGQYDVDRRVMLDAEHWHGTEKLANGRVLNDVVINKSALARIIDIDVKLDELFVNRFRADGLIVSTPTGSTAYNLSAGGPIIYPSMNAVVLTPICPFTLTNRPLVVPDSAAIELTLVNENEGVVLSLDGQTGYPMKAGDRVVIRKSATTFNLVQPTNRNYFDVLRDKLKWGR from the coding sequence ATGGTCAGCAAACAGATAAAAACCGTCGGAATAGTAGTAAAACCAGGCCACGCCGAAGCCGGCAGGACCGCCGCCGAGCTGTCCGCGTGGCTAAGATCGCACGGCATCGCCCAAGCTTGCGAGCCCGTTTCGTCAGACGAAATTCATGGCGATAATGCTCCATCAATGACTGCTGACCTTGTTGTCGTGCTGGGTGGCGACGGTACGATGATATCGACGGCGCGACTTATCGGTGATGCAGATGTTCTGGTTTTAGGTATCAATTACGGCAGCCTCGGCTATTTGACCGATTTTCGTATCGAAGAAATGTTTCCCGCTCTCGAAGCGATCATCGCCGGGCAATACGACGTCGACCGTCGCGTAATGCTCGACGCCGAACATTGGCACGGCACGGAGAAGTTGGCGAATGGCCGCGTGCTTAATGATGTCGTGATAAACAAATCAGCACTTGCACGTATTATCGACATAGATGTAAAACTGGATGAGCTTTTTGTAAATAGATTCCGAGCCGATGGCCTCATTGTTTCAACGCCAACCGGCTCGACCGCATACAACCTCTCCGCCGGCGGCCCTATCATTTACCCGTCGATGAACGCCGTCGTCCTAACGCCGATCTGCCCGTTTACGCTAACAAACCGTCCGCTCGTCGTTCCAGACAGCGCCGCGATCGAACTAACGCTCGTCAACGAAAACGAAGGCGTCGTCCTCAGCCTAGACGGCCAAACCGGCTACCCAATGAAAGCTGGAGACCGCGTAGTAATCCGTAAAAGCGCAACTACATTCAACCTAGTCCAGCCGACGAATAGAAATTATTTTGATGTTTTACGAGATAAATTGAAGTGGGGACGTTAA
- a CDS encoding branched-chain amino acid ABC transporter permease — protein sequence MDTFVQQLINGLTIGSIYALIALGYTMVYGILRLINFAHGDIYMVGAYAGFILATSLGFASEPSAFGFVVTLVGSMAIAAAIGMAIERFAYRPVRKFSKMTTLITAIGMSLLIEYLFVFIFSGTPRSFPQLLPNSNITLFGNATISTSQILIFAVSILLMILLQWIIFKTKIGKAMRAVSFNINSAKLMGINTDFVIAFTFALGSALAAAGGVLTAQYNPKIEPLMGIMTGLKAFVAAVLGGIGNIPGAVLGGLLIGAAETLVVGYGSTIGIPSTYRDAVAFAILIIVLLVRPAGLLGSNVQEKV from the coding sequence ATGGATACTTTTGTTCAACAGTTGATCAATGGCTTAACCATCGGTTCTATCTACGCGCTGATCGCGCTGGGGTACACTATGGTTTACGGCATTCTTCGCCTTATAAATTTTGCTCACGGCGATATTTATATGGTCGGAGCCTATGCAGGCTTTATCCTTGCGACTTCGCTCGGATTTGCCTCTGAACCGTCAGCCTTTGGGTTTGTCGTGACGCTCGTTGGATCAATGGCGATCGCCGCCGCAATAGGCATGGCGATCGAGAGATTTGCGTATCGTCCGGTTCGCAAATTTTCTAAGATGACGACGCTCATTACCGCCATCGGAATGTCGCTGCTTATCGAATACCTATTTGTATTTATTTTCTCAGGCACTCCGCGATCGTTTCCCCAGCTTTTACCAAACAGCAACATAACCTTGTTTGGCAACGCAACGATCTCAACTTCGCAGATATTGATCTTTGCAGTCTCGATACTGTTGATGATCCTTCTTCAGTGGATCATCTTTAAAACCAAGATCGGAAAAGCGATGCGTGCGGTCTCATTTAACATCAACTCAGCAAAGTTGATGGGCATTAATACGGATTTTGTTATTGCGTTTACGTTCGCATTGGGCTCTGCACTGGCAGCGGCCGGCGGTGTGCTGACCGCACAATACAACCCGAAGATCGAGCCGCTAATGGGCATCATGACTGGCCTTAAAGCGTTCGTTGCTGCCGTACTTGGCGGTATCGGAAACATTCCCGGCGCCGTTCTTGGCGGACTGCTGATCGGTGCGGCTGAAACTTTGGTTGTCGGCTACGGAAGCACAATTGGAATTCCGTCCACCTATCGAGATGCTGTGGCTTTTGCGATCCTTATTATCGTTCTTTTGGTTCGCCCGGCTGGATTGCTCGGATCGAACGTCCAGGAAAAAGTTTAA